A genomic region of Ammospiza nelsoni isolate bAmmNel1 chromosome 3, bAmmNel1.pri, whole genome shotgun sequence contains the following coding sequences:
- the LOC132070637 gene encoding protein ELYS-like isoform X1, which yields MRDLTAQVTSSLLQFPEVTVEALGEDEITLDSVLCGKFSGGRSGLAWLACGPQLEVVNSVTGERLSAYRFSGVSEQPPAVRVVKEFSWQKRTGLLVGLEEAEGSVLCLYDLGISRVVKAVVLPGRVTAIEPISNDGGASVSTRHLHQSLRWLFGVAAVATDVGHVLLVDLCLDDLSGSQNEVEASDLEVVTRIPAEVPQRREAVTREGRHLCFQLRSPSGTAVSTLCYISRSNQLVVGFSDGYLSLWNMKTLKREHHSQLEGGRIPVYAVTFQEPENDPRNCCYLWAVQSTQQSEGDVVSLHLLQLAFGDRKRLASGQVMYEGLEYCDERYSLDLTGGIFPLRGQTSNTKLLSCQTIEKFRNHADREDNVNEVISPDTSVSIFSWQVNTYGQGKPSTYLGVFDINRWYHAQMPDSLRPEEFLHDCPYFALWSLDPVISMTSPNLILDILVHERSLSRGVPPSYPPPEQFFNPSTYNFDVTCLLSSGVVHMTCTGFQKETLKFLKKSGPLISEAIRDSYSRCLVAGLLSPRLVDVQPSSLSQEEQLEAVLSAAVQTGSLELLTGCIKHWTSEEQPSSAVNLRFVLEWTWNKVICTKDELDQICVPLFDGSCNFIDPQTLQSLQHCQLLLSNLSTVLNCFLAEARELTEKGFTDLTNKQMVTSLISLYAQVVIWFCRSSLLPEGLDDHMHLSRPFYNYPLIQSYYTGHREKLECLSRGKWDSDCLMIDGMVSQLGEEVEKLWRRDEGGTGKYPPVSLHALLDLYLLESIEESDKHAITIYLLLDIMHSFPNKTETSIDSFPTAFAIPWGLVKLIQGFWLLDHNDYENSLALLFHPATLKTVSWQHMRIIQSLMCQGEHRRALRYMQMMKPSMSSSSEVRLFLTVLLSNRCMVEAWGLLQQHTTKLNIEELLKHMYEICQEMGLMEDLLKLPFTDTEKECLEKFLQTKSGVQNHEFLLVHHLQRANYIPALQLNQSMKAHLLNDRDPRLRERAAARNSLLDQYGKILPTVQRKLAVERAKPYRLPSSVLREVPRPKPLSTATRQANAGNVHTRATFISKVLSKIGEVWLGNEEKTNTSRYHSPRTTEPAVSTHPLPSAELPDAFLGTPITKLSQRCSRLLDLVVRPVPSRSVAQEESWQSPCRASTSFVASSPLRTNTQRSSSQNNLPRASELNLLETPRVVKRAKVLATSSGFPGFTPQSILRSSLRTTPLATPSASPGRSVTPPLRAKEPRISFREESSHAKWTVGVTEDDKALFGTSSEQHQGLVEDAWSESRTKPTLFTLSSPGEDRAELQESLESMAGDDLEKMDVSKENSNFSVRSDQTTLEYHDAQSPGDFEDDVIFISAKPANSSSEATVDVQELEKEEESEMVEDKPFQIEQPDPSGQRKEAGFVEETNAEYQTLPEYKPVFKAAEAATSGAGNEGATSYQESEMTSSSEEKAILVATNPQLAESPEADGESVISILDSEDMVSAPSQNRLEGKGVHVPEECNPEAAEAEEVPVSSNPPKTEEINVIEDTSEPAPETSPYSELDPSNVLHYSYENIEQQFACDLPDNKDSECDAAEGDGDLFLSQNNFTLVLEGEEGEAEMGDPTSVDASKPDDTTKEEKPVSNLGNTESQEHVTNSVSTVTGDQESQNIAESLPYVPEPIKVAIAENLLDVIKDTRSKEFTSEVVEQSIHGTIGKKVTRFQKAKAPLTPVLEAVGEETSRHHYGTAPRTRTRGRLGRSLGVLSADTQQLLKTDSPALLGLSPRRSTRRTKEAPETPRLQTDENAQEEQTPVTPVTPRRGRKPKLSNLEKTESSNSDGQTLSDSTRPVTPRRGLRRAKEAASELQEQPIEETPLAEGSVTASFTSRRTKGGKSLGGSPETGKTDTDHQVKSAVSPSRSARKMKSFSLQFTEDTVKDQQVQLSDQLLLPVPSKRGRRRKISSSEVSENSDLDVSKSSIPQTEFKLPITPRRSARKAAQNVVADQESASSQEDIHSGVKVEALHTPKRKTRRVPQENPEKVDTHEQTPAEPSEEPATPRTTVRTGRRGRKRRSVSEETSQGPGGIPLLLEDINASGQDQTSRALTDRVTRTRSRRTTIHQKLAVEENEAFLFSPPLTKLTKKFEAGKTDHPVQFQDLDPDLSSQFVFSPPLLRSRRKTVASISRIVKEAELPAKEEEDTKSIEAGVKQKLKRGRTPKSEMKKGSKTTKDSWSPPPVEIKFISPFGSPVDGTKAKQKETTEAAGKTLRKNKKRLSNFPKPVVRRKML from the exons GTGACTGCCATCGAGCCCATCAGCAATGACGGCGGAGCCAGCGTGAGCACGCGGCACCTGCACCAGAGTCTGCGGTGGCTCTTTGGAGTGGCAGCAGTGGCCACAGATGTTGGCCATGTCCTTCTGGTTGACCTTTGTTTGGATGATTTATCTGGCAGTCAGAATGAAGTAGAAGCATCAG ATCTAGAAGTTGTCACTAGAATTCCTGCTGAAGTTCCACAAAGAAGAGAAGCTGTGACCAGGGAAGGGAGGCATCTCTGTTTTCAGTTGCgaagtccttcaggaacagcaGTGTCAACCCTGTGCTACATAAGTAGAAGCAACCAGCTCGTTGTGGGATTTTCTGATGGCTACTTGTCCCTATGGAATATGAAAACTTTGAAGAGGGA GCACCACTCCCAGCTTGAAGGAGGAAGGATTCCTGTCTATGCAGTTACTTTTCAAGAGCCTGAGAATGATCCCCGCAATTGTTGCTACTTGTGGGCTGTTCAGTCTACACAACAAAG TGAAGGTGATGTTGTGAGTTTACATCTGTTGCAGTTAGCATTTGGTGACAGGAAACGCCTGGCATCCGGACAAGTCATGTATGAG GGTTTGGAATACTGTGATGAAAGGTACAGTTTAGACCTCACTGGTGGAATCTTTCCCTTGAGAGGGCAGACCAGCAATACTAAATTACTCAGCTGTCAGACCATAGAGAAATTTCGCAACCATGCTGACAGAGAGGATAACGTTAATGAAG TAATCTCTCCTGACACCAGTGTATCAATCTTCAGTTGGCAAGTGAATACCTATGGTCAGGGAAAACCATCTACTTATTTGGGAGTGTTTGACATCAATCGCTGGTATCATGCCCAAATGCCAGACTCGCTGAG GCCAGAAGAATTCCTTCATGATTGCCCCTATTTTGCCCTGTGGTCACTGGATCCTGTAATAAGCATGACTTCTCCAAACCTCATTTTGGATATTCTGGTACACGAGCGTAGTCTGAGTCGGGGAGTTCCTCCTTCTTATCCACCACCTGAACAGTTCTTTAATCCAAGCACCTATAATTTTG ATGTGACCTGCTTGCTCAGCTCGGGAGTTGTTCACATGACTTGCACCGGCTTCCAGAAGGAG ACCCTGAAGTTTTTGAAGAAATCTGGTCCTTTAATAAGTGAAGCCATCCGTGACAGCTACTCTCGGTGTCTTGTAGCTGGCTTGCTGTCTCCAAGACTGGTTGATGTCCAGCCATCCAGTCTGAGTCAG gaggagcagtTAGAGGCAGTGCTgtcagctgctgtgcagacaggCTCTTTAGAACTTCTGACAGGATGCATTAAACACTGGACTTCTGAAG agCAGCCAAGTTCTGCTGTAAATTTACGGTTTGTTCTTGAGTGGACGTGGAACAAAGTGATCTGTACAAAAGATGAACTGGACCAAATAT GTGTTCCGCTGTTTGACGGCTCCTGCAACTTCATTGACCCGCAGACATTACagtccctccagcactgccagctgctgctgagcaacCTGAGCACAGTCCTGAACTGTTTTCTAGCAGAAGCCCGAGAGCTTACAGAGAAAG gttttacaGACTTGACAAATAAGCAGATGGTAACGAGCCTCATTTCTTTGTATGCACAAGTGGTGATCTGGTTCTGTCGATCCAGTCTCCTTCCTGAGGGTTTAG ATGATCACATGCATTTGTCCAGACCTTTCTACAATTACCCTCTGATTCAGAGCTACTATACGGGTCACCGAGAGAAACTCGAGTGCTTATCAAG AGGCAAATGGGATTCTGATTGCTTGATGATTGATGGAATGgtttcccagctgggagaggaagTGGAGAAGTTGTGGCGGAGAGATGAAGGCGGCACTGGGAAATACCCACCTGTTAGTTTACAT gccctgctggatctcTATTTGCTAGAAAGCATTGAAGAAAGCGACAAACATGCAATT ACAATTTACCTGCTGCTGGACATTATGCATTCCTTtccaaataaaacagaaacttCAATTGACTCCTTTCCAACTGCCTTTGCTATCCCTTGGGGTCTTGTTAAACTGATTCAAGGGTTTTGGCTTCTAGATCACAATGATTATGAA AattccctggccctgctcttcCATCCAGCTACACTCAAGACAGTGTCATGGCAGCACATGAGGATAATCCAGTCCCTGATGTGCCAGGGGGAGCACAGGCGAGCCCTCAGGTACATGCAGATGATGAAGCCGTCCATgtccagcagcagtgaggtgCGGCTGTTCCTCACCGTGCTCTTGTCCAACAG GTGCATGGTGGAGGCTTGGGGTCTGTTGCAGCAACACACCACGAAGTTAAACATAGAAGAGCTGCTAAAGCACATGTATGAAATCTGTCAGGAGATGGGGCTGATGGAGGATTTGCTGAAGCTGCCCttcacagacacagaaaaa GAGTGTTTGGAGAAGTTTTTACAGACCAAATCTGGTGTTCAGAACCATGAATTCCTCTTAGTCCACCATCTGCAGCGTGCCAACTACATCCCAGCACTCCAGCTGAATCAATCCATGAAGGCCCATCTGTTG AATGATCGTGATCCTCGTttgagagagagagcagcagccagaaatTCTCTCTTAGACCAGTATGGCAAGATCCTTCCCACAGTCCAAAGGAAGCTGGCAGTAGAGAGAGCCAAGCCGTACCGTTTGCCTTCATCGGTCTTAAGAGAAG TGCCAAGGCCAAAGCCATTATCAACAGCAACAAGGCAGGCTAATGCAGGAAATGTGCATACAAGAGCAACTTTCATCAGTAAAGTGTTGTCCAAAATTGGAGAAGTATGGCTAGgaaatgaggagaaaacaaatacCTCACGATATCATAG TCCTAGAACTACAGAGCCAGCAGTCAGTACACATCCTCTCCCTAGTGCAGAGTTGCCTGATGCATTTCTTGGGACACCTATTACAAAACTTTCTCAAAGGTGTTCAAG GTTGCTGGATTTGGTGGTTCGTCCTGTTCCTTCCCGCTCAGTGGCACAGGAGGAGAGCTGGCAGTCCCCATGCAGAGCTTCCACTTCTTTTGTGGCATCCAGCCCCCTGAGAACAAATACACAGCGCTCCAGCTCCCAAAACAATCTGCCAAGAGCATCAGAGCTGAATTTACTGGAAACTCCTCGTGTGGTCAag aGAGCTAAAGTTTTGGCCACATCATCTGGTTTTCCTGGGTTTACTCCTCAGTCTATTCTCAGGTCCAGCCTTCGCACTACACCCCTAGCAACTCCCTCTGCATCCCCAGGACGATCAGTTACTCCTCCTCTACGAGCAAAGGAACCTCGAATATCTTTCAGGGAAGAGAGCTCACATGCAAAGTGGACTGTTGGG GTGACAGAAGATGATAAAGCACTATTTGGAACTTCATCTGAGCAGCATCAAGGCTTGGTAGAGGATGCTTGGTCTGAAAGCAGAACTAAACCAACTCTGTTTACTCTGAGCAGTCCTGGGGAAGATCGTGCTGAATTGCAGGAGTCTTTAGAAAGCATGGCTGGAGATGATTTGGAGAAGATGGATGTCAGCAAGGAAAACAGTAACTTCTCTGTCAGATCAGACCAGACTACTTTGGAGTATCATGATGCACAGTCACCTGGTGATTTTGAAGATGATGTCATCTTTATATCTGCTAAACCAGCTAATTCTTCCTCTGAAGCAACTGTTGATGTTCAAGAattggagaaggaggaagaaagtgaAATGGTTGAAGATAAACCTTTCCAGATAGAACAACCAGATCCTTCAGGGCAAAGAAAAGAAGCAG GATTTGTGGAAGAAACAAATGCTGAATATCAGACCCTTCCTGAGTATAAGCCAGTGTTTAAAGCTGCTGAGGCTGCAACttctggggctggaaatgaAGG TGCAACAAGCTACCAGGAGTCTGAAATGACCTCTTCATCAGAAGAAAAAGCCATACTGGTTGCAACAAACCCACAGCTTGCTGAATCCCCGGAGGCAGACGGTGAAT CTGTGATAAGTATCCTTGACAGTGAGGACATGGTCAGTGCTCCATCTCAAAATCGCCTTGAGGGCAAGGGTGTGCATGTACCTGAAGAATGTAACCCTGAAGCAGCTGAAGCTGAAGAAGTCCCTGTTTCTAGCAATCCTCCAAAAACTGAGGAAATTAAT GTTATAGAAGATACCTCAGAACCAGCACCTGAAACATCACCATATAGTGAGCTAGATCCATCAAATGTTCTTCATTATAGCTATGAAAATATAGAGCAACAGTTTGCATGTGATTTGCCTGATAACAAAGATAGTGAATGTGACGCAGCCGAGGGAGATGGCGACCTTTTTCTATCTCAGAATAATTTTACCTTAGTTttggaaggagaagaaggggaagcaGAAATGGGAGACCCTACATCAGTAGATGCTTCTAAACCAGATGACacaacaaaagaagaaaagcctgTGTCCAATTTAGGAAATACTGAAAGCCAGGAACATGTTACAAACTCAGTGTCCACTGTAACTGGTGATCAGGAATCTCAAAATATTGCAGAGTCACTCCCATATGTGCCTGAACCTATTAAGGTTGCCATTGCTGAGAACTTGCTGGATGTAATCAAGGACACGAGAAGTAAAGAATTTACATCTGAAGTTGTAGAACAATCAATCCATGGAACCATAGGTAAAAAGGTGACCAGATTCCAGAAGGCAAAAGCTCCTTTAACACCTGTGCTAGAAGCAGTGGGAGAGGAAACCAGCAGACATCATTATGGCACTGCTCCACGAACACGCACAAGGGGACGGCTGGGTAGAAGTCTGGGTGTTCTGTCAGCAGacactcagcagctgctgaagacagacagccctgctctgcttggCCTGTCTCCTCGGAGAAGTACCAGGCGAACAAAAGAAGCACCTGAGACTCCCAGGCTCCAAACAGATGAAAATGCTCAAGAGGAGCAAACACCTGTGACACCTGTTACTCCTAGGAGAGGTAGGAAACCTAAACTGTCCAATTTAGAAAAAACAGAGAGCAGCAATTCTGATGGACAAACCTTGTCTGACAGTACACGGCCTGTTACTCCCAGGAGAGGATTAAGGAGAGCAAAGGAAGCTGCATCTGAACTCCAAGAACAGCCTATTGAGGAAACGCCTCTTGCTGAAGGCAGCGTTACTGCTTCTTTTACTTCCAGAAGGactaaaggaggaaaaagttTGGGTGGAAGTCCAGAAACTGGCAAGACTGATACTGATCATCAAGTAAAATCAGCCGTCAGTCCCAGTAGAAGTGCCAGAAAGATGAAAAGCTTTAGTTTACAATTTACTGAAGATACTGTCAAGGATCAACAGGTGCAGCTTAGTGACCAACTCCTTTTACCAGTGCCAAGTAAAAGAGGCAGAAGAAGAAAGATTAGTTCATCAGAAGTTTCAGAAAATTCTGATCTTGATGTGTCTAAATCATCTATTCCTCAAACAGAATTTAAACTTCCCATCACACCTAGAAGAAGTGCTAGGAAGGCAGCACAAAACGTCGTGGCAGACCAAGAGTCTGCCTCTTCTCAGGAAGACATACATTCAGGTGTGAAGGTAGAAGCCCTTCATACTCCTAAGAGAAAAACTAGGAGAGTGCCACAAGAGAACCCAGAAAAAGTGGATACTCATGAACAAACTCCTGCAGAGCCAAGTGAGGAGCCAGCCACACCCAGGACTACAGTGAGGACAGGGCGTCGGGGCAGGAAGAGGAGATCAGTGTCAGAGGAGACCTCCCAGGGACCTGGGGGCATTCCTTTGCTGCTGGAAGACATAAATGCCTCAGGACAAGATCAGACATCCAGAGCTCTGACAGATCGGGTTACAAGGACCAGATCCCGCAGGACTACCATCCATCAGAAACTGGCTGTTGAGGAAAATGAggctttccttttctctcctcctctcacAAAGCTGACAAAGAAATTTGAAG CTGGAAAAACAGACCATCCTGTGCAGTTCCAGGATTTGGACCCGGATTTGTCTTCTCAATTTGTCTTTTCACCCCCTCTTTTGAGGTCAAGGAGAAAAACTGTAGCTAGCATTTCCCGAATTGTGAAAGAAGCA GAGCTTCCAGCTAAAGAGGAAGAGGATACCAAATCTATAGAGGCCGGGGTAAAGCAAAAATTGAAGAGAGGTAGAACTCCAAAATCAGAAATGAAGAAAGGAAGCAA AACCACAAAAGATTCTTGGTCACCTCCACCAGTTGAAATAAAATTCATCTCTCCTTTTGGAAGTCCAGTGGATGGAACAAAAGCCAAACAGAAAGAAACTAcagaagcagcagggaagactctaagaaagaacaaaaaaagactGTCTAATTTTCCCAAGCCAGTTGTGCGCCGGAAGATGCTgtaa